A portion of the Sphaerochaeta pleomorpha str. Grapes genome contains these proteins:
- a CDS encoding FKBP-type peptidyl-prolyl cis-trans isomerase N-terminal domain-containing protein, producing MNRSKFVKFAMVLVIMTLMVPMLFAAGMKETAKGAVTGRIISVENTETNPIITVRTLGGERIAYTTDSKTVSSFPVSSLTIGDYIETVASGTVAQNIRYINPLVSLKIKDITISSSMLEVPEGLIERFSYTYGYLLLQSFANQNLFFNGGYYVKGAMDGLVSAEQKVPGYYSLDELYANIDAYQNTIWNEGKGVTGYGKRYTNLEEIRNLPLSEDLTDAFSYTYGYLLTYNMLQQGIELNGDFYIAGILDFAFENSTLLTDEEMQSAFNEYQQKLEKEYSAWAETAKVENLAKADQYLEENKTNEGVITTASGLQYQVQVASDGPKPVATDTVEVNYQLQMADGTIIESSYDNGATAHFGVTQVIPGFQEALLTMNTGSVIRCWIHPSLGYGEDGTQNIAPNALLVFDIELVGIDPPGATVAN from the coding sequence ATGAACAGAAGTAAATTTGTCAAGTTTGCCATGGTGCTCGTTATCATGACACTCATGGTACCTATGTTATTTGCAGCAGGAATGAAAGAAACAGCAAAAGGTGCTGTGACTGGAAGAATTATCTCAGTTGAAAATACCGAAACAAACCCAATTATTACCGTACGCACCTTAGGGGGCGAACGCATTGCATACACTACCGACAGCAAGACTGTAAGCAGTTTTCCTGTCTCATCCTTGACCATTGGAGACTATATCGAGACTGTGGCATCAGGAACTGTTGCCCAGAACATCAGATACATCAATCCCCTGGTAAGCCTTAAGATCAAGGACATCACCATCAGCAGCTCAATGCTGGAGGTTCCCGAAGGCCTTATCGAGCGTTTCAGCTACACCTACGGGTACCTGCTGCTCCAGTCCTTTGCAAACCAGAATCTCTTTTTCAATGGCGGCTATTACGTAAAGGGAGCAATGGATGGCCTTGTGAGCGCAGAGCAGAAGGTTCCTGGCTACTATTCGCTCGATGAACTGTATGCCAACATTGATGCCTATCAGAATACAATCTGGAATGAAGGCAAAGGCGTTACCGGTTACGGCAAGCGCTATACAAACCTCGAGGAAATCAGAAACCTTCCTTTGAGTGAAGACCTTACCGATGCATTCAGCTATACCTATGGCTACCTGCTTACCTACAACATGCTTCAGCAGGGAATCGAGCTCAATGGTGATTTCTATATTGCCGGTATCCTTGATTTTGCCTTTGAGAACTCCACATTGCTTACCGATGAAGAGATGCAGAGTGCCTTCAATGAATATCAGCAGAAACTCGAAAAGGAATATTCTGCCTGGGCTGAAACAGCAAAAGTAGAAAACCTTGCCAAAGCAGACCAATATCTTGAGGAAAACAAGACCAACGAGGGAGTGATCACGACGGCCAGCGGATTGCAGTATCAGGTGCAGGTTGCTTCCGACGGTCCCAAACCCGTTGCAACTGATACCGTTGAGGTAAATTACCAGCTGCAGATGGCTGATGGTACCATAATCGAAAGTTCATATGACAATGGGGCAACAGCGCACTTCGGGGTAACCCAGGTTATTCCTGGTTTCCAGGAAGCTCTGCTTACCATGAATACCGGAAGTGTCATCAGATGTTGGATTCATCCTTCCTTGGGATATGGTGAAGATGGAACTCAGAACATTGCACCGAATGCCCTTCTTGTTTTCGACATTGAACTGGTTGGTATCGATCCTCCAGGGGCAACCGTCGCCAATTAA
- a CDS encoding nucleoside deaminase encodes MPVITQKNATSDDIRLLYETVRIAHEAKEAGNHPFGALLADKDGNILIEQGNDHNEGGPAMHAETALMLKAGKKYSPEFLSTCSLYTSAEPCVMCSGAMYWTNVRRLVFGITESQLLSLTGSDDQNPTFDLPAVSVLSHGQKDLEVVGPVDDEALVRAIIEDHIGFWNN; translated from the coding sequence ATGCCAGTTATTACCCAGAAAAATGCTACATCCGACGACATTCGTCTCTTATATGAGACCGTTCGCATTGCCCATGAGGCAAAAGAGGCAGGAAACCACCCCTTTGGTGCTTTGCTTGCCGACAAAGACGGGAACATTCTTATAGAACAAGGAAATGATCACAATGAGGGAGGCCCTGCCATGCACGCAGAGACTGCCTTGATGCTGAAAGCAGGAAAAAAATATAGCCCTGAATTTCTTTCTACGTGCAGTCTGTATACGAGTGCAGAGCCTTGCGTAATGTGTAGCGGAGCCATGTACTGGACCAACGTTCGGCGCCTGGTTTTTGGCATAACCGAGTCCCAACTGCTCTCCCTGACCGGCAGTGATGACCAGAATCCTACCTTTGACCTTCCCGCGGTTTCGGTACTTTCCCATGGACAGAAAGACCTTGAAGTGGTAGGTCCTGTCGATGACGAGGCCCTTGTAAGGGCAATTATCGAAGACCATATAGGATTTTGGAATAACTGA
- a CDS encoding MBL fold metallo-hydrolase: protein MTQITLSKTNCYYLENENGNMLIDTGYAYDKDLFLRQMGDAGISIGDIRYLLLTHHHDDHSGLVSFLAKENPDLVVIMHALCAHLVSKGYNAKEYGGRWCSKSMQTLTSVYKKFDKNWTLTFPPYFAGPHDLLLDFSRGSVPFLDYTIIPTPGHTPDSISLLSNDGSLFIGDAAANFLQFAGTHYAPPFITDTSRFYATWKELLTLPIDRIYPAHGKSFSPDKLKKHLYSLKESKMPLFTGD, encoded by the coding sequence ATGACGCAAATCACCCTAAGCAAGACCAATTGTTATTATCTCGAAAATGAAAACGGAAATATGTTGATCGATACAGGATACGCCTATGACAAAGATCTCTTTTTGAGGCAAATGGGTGATGCTGGGATAAGCATAGGTGATATCCGCTATCTTCTGCTTACCCATCATCATGATGACCATTCAGGCCTCGTTTCGTTTCTGGCAAAAGAAAACCCGGACCTTGTGGTTATCATGCATGCTTTGTGTGCCCATCTTGTCTCGAAAGGATATAATGCAAAAGAATATGGAGGCAGATGGTGCTCCAAATCCATGCAAACCCTTACCTCGGTGTATAAGAAGTTCGATAAAAACTGGACATTGACCTTCCCCCCTTACTTTGCAGGCCCCCACGACCTTCTCTTGGATTTTTCCCGGGGGTCTGTCCCTTTCCTTGACTATACGATAATCCCGACCCCGGGACATACCCCAGACTCCATCAGTCTCCTTTCTAACGATGGTTCCTTGTTTATCGGGGATGCCGCTGCCAATTTCCTGCAGTTCGCAGGTACTCACTATGCACCTCCCTTCATCACAGACACCAGTCGTTTCTATGCAACATGGAAAGAATTACTCACCTTGCCCATTGATAGGATCTATCCTGCACATGGGAAAAGCTTTTCCCCTGATAAGCTGAAAAAACACTTGTATTCGCTCAAAGAAAGCAAAATGCCTTTGTTTACAGGGGATTGA
- a CDS encoding MTAP family purine nucleoside phosphorylase, whose protein sequence is MKAIIGGTGVDTLPGLQSEKTMVATQYGDVELFVGTGKDASLVFLPRHGSEHSVPPHLINYRANIKALVSLGVDEAIGIYAVGSITDLLKPEQIGTISDFIDVTGGGRQHTFFTGGSEQVRHVSMDRVFDPALTEALLQEDPSLVRGGIYCCTNGPRLETPAEIRSYRILGADYVGMTCATEASLAVEAGLRFAALAYSINWAAGVEGSEVAFIGDAMIKQLRSKMTRLCTQVLTRR, encoded by the coding sequence ATGAAAGCAATTATCGGAGGAACCGGGGTCGATACCCTGCCTGGTCTCCAGTCAGAAAAAACAATGGTTGCCACCCAATACGGGGATGTTGAACTCTTTGTCGGGACAGGGAAGGACGCTTCCCTGGTTTTTCTTCCCCGCCATGGATCTGAGCATTCGGTTCCCCCCCATTTGATCAACTACCGTGCAAATATCAAAGCCCTCGTATCCCTTGGGGTCGATGAGGCTATCGGAATCTATGCCGTCGGATCAATCACCGATTTGCTCAAGCCTGAGCAGATCGGAACCATCTCTGATTTTATTGATGTAACCGGAGGCGGTCGGCAACACACCTTCTTCACAGGGGGTAGCGAGCAAGTCAGGCATGTCTCCATGGACAGGGTGTTTGACCCTGCACTCACTGAGGCCTTGCTCCAGGAGGACCCTTCCTTGGTTCGTGGCGGAATATATTGCTGTACCAATGGTCCTCGCCTTGAGACCCCTGCAGAGATACGCTCCTACAGAATACTCGGGGCTGATTACGTGGGAATGACCTGTGCAACGGAAGCTTCCCTCGCTGTTGAGGCAGGTCTTCGCTTTGCAGCCCTCGCCTATAGCATTAACTGGGCTGCCGGGGTAGAAGGAAGCGAAGTTGCGTTCATCGGAGATGCTATGATCAAACAGCTCCGTTCAAAAATGACTAGACTCTGTACCCAGGTACTGACAAGGAGGTAG
- a CDS encoding DNA-3-methyladenine glycosylase family protein, which translates to MENSVINLQTTLFCGQSFAWLQHGETFSAVLKGRLVQLRQDTCIDQCKEDAFLYHYFDMDFDYASANRHLITLDHPMSEAIAYAKGLHILNQDPWEVLIGFILSQNNSIKRITMLYEKLSINFGTEVGKGRFSFPTPDQLAGVGESELRSLGVGFRSPYIVDAIEKSYLLDDIKSLPFDDALSVLMTIKGVGPKVGSCILLYGFHRMEAFPMDTWMKKAMARWYPTQDSALFSPYAALAQQYLFHYARTVGCE; encoded by the coding sequence ATGGAAAATTCTGTAATCAATCTGCAGACAACCCTGTTTTGCGGTCAAAGCTTCGCTTGGCTCCAACATGGCGAAACTTTTAGTGCTGTGCTGAAAGGGAGGCTTGTTCAGCTACGGCAAGATACATGTATCGACCAGTGTAAGGAAGATGCCTTTTTATACCATTACTTCGACATGGACTTTGACTATGCTTCAGCCAACCGTCATTTGATCACTTTGGACCATCCTATGAGTGAAGCAATTGCCTATGCCAAAGGGCTCCATATACTGAACCAGGATCCCTGGGAAGTACTCATCGGTTTCATCTTAAGCCAGAATAATTCCATTAAGCGAATTACCATGCTGTATGAAAAGCTTTCCATCAACTTTGGGACAGAGGTAGGCAAAGGCCGGTTTTCATTTCCGACTCCCGACCAGTTGGCAGGGGTAGGTGAGAGCGAACTTCGCTCACTTGGCGTTGGATTCCGTTCTCCCTATATTGTTGACGCCATTGAAAAGAGCTATTTGCTTGATGATATCAAGTCGCTCCCCTTTGATGATGCTCTATCTGTATTGATGACAATCAAAGGGGTTGGGCCTAAGGTAGGTTCCTGCATCCTTCTGTACGGTTTTCATAGGATGGAAGCATTCCCTATGGATACTTGGATGAAGAAAGCGATGGCGAGATGGTACCCAACCCAGGACAGTGCTCTTTTTTCACCATATGCTGCACTTGCCCAGCAATACCTCTTCCATTATGCAAGAACAGTGGGGTGCGAATAA
- a CDS encoding AAA family ATPase, whose product MENNLVYTIGRQFGSGGRQVGRTLAKKLGIPFYDKELIALSAQESGLSEALFANADEKATSSIFYSLVMGNYPMASGALGVTEMPLNDQLFLIQCKTIKKLAETGSCVIVGRCADYILRERENVLNVFIHASLESRVERAIKVYQVDEHKAEDVCLKADKQRANFYNYYSDRKWGMCRTYDLSLDSSKIGIDGCADQIIAFGKALAEHKGQGI is encoded by the coding sequence ATGGAAAATAACCTAGTGTATACTATCGGCAGACAGTTCGGAAGCGGAGGAAGACAGGTAGGTAGGACCCTTGCAAAGAAACTTGGTATTCCGTTTTATGATAAGGAGCTCATAGCACTCAGTGCCCAGGAAAGCGGATTGAGTGAAGCTTTGTTTGCAAATGCCGATGAAAAGGCAACGAGCAGTATATTTTATTCTCTGGTAATGGGGAATTACCCGATGGCCAGTGGGGCTCTCGGTGTAACGGAAATGCCACTTAATGACCAATTGTTCCTTATCCAGTGCAAGACTATAAAGAAACTTGCGGAAACAGGTTCCTGTGTAATCGTAGGGCGTTGTGCGGACTACATTCTGCGTGAGCGGGAAAACGTACTCAATGTCTTTATCCATGCTTCACTCGAAAGCAGGGTGGAAAGGGCTATCAAAGTCTACCAGGTTGATGAGCATAAGGCTGAGGATGTCTGTCTCAAGGCTGACAAGCAGCGTGCAAATTTCTATAATTATTACAGTGACAGGAAGTGGGGTATGTGCCGCACGTACGACTTGAGCCTTGACAGCAGTAAAATCGGTATCGACGGATGTGCCGATCAGATCATTGCTTTTGGGAAGGCCTTGGCAGAACATAAGGGACAGGGTATCTAA
- a CDS encoding beta-galactosidase subunit beta translates to MLFDVLDKLEWYQKLYPSIETIIDIMDRSLPYEDGDGSHCVDGIDYTVETYVTKSDAPIQAAFSDCMHIILEGEEVIALEEEGNPSVVAMATVGRFILFSKGDQYKSALQNGSPGTVKKVIFTLSGPRL, encoded by the coding sequence ATGCTTTTTGATGTTTTGGATAAATTGGAGTGGTATCAGAAACTCTATCCCTCGATTGAGACGATTATTGATATTATGGACAGGAGCCTGCCCTACGAGGATGGTGATGGTTCTCATTGTGTCGATGGTATCGATTACACAGTAGAAACGTATGTTACGAAGAGTGATGCACCGATTCAGGCAGCCTTTTCTGATTGTATGCATATCATTCTGGAGGGAGAAGAGGTGATTGCCCTGGAAGAAGAAGGAAACCCTTCAGTGGTTGCCATGGCGACCGTCGGGCGTTTTATTCTCTTTTCGAAGGGAGACCAGTATAAAAGTGCATTGCAGAATGGCTCTCCCGGCACCGTGAAAAAAGTAATTTTTACCCTTTCTGGGCCTCGGCTCTAA
- a CDS encoding galactose mutarotase: MIFLQNETFSMEISTLGAEPQSLKNTKSNLEYIWNGNKEYWFRHAPLLFPMTGPTKDNMISVEDTLYPMPNNGFARDLEFTVLEHDDTHAVFMLSDSAKTRSMYPFGFTLTVTYTLLADGYTAKAEIFAKDDLYFTFGWHPAFNLDINGEGTPLEQYYVCFEQKEQVDRNYPSNGVFITEKNFLDAKDFFDLSRSETAKGPIILENLKSPKVTLRCKTGDHGVTVTRGDMATFVIWTCAPKQAQYLCLEPMRSFGDTTRPLELKKMKEAEFLEKGTTRVFENSFFVF; the protein is encoded by the coding sequence ATGATTTTCTTGCAGAACGAGACCTTTTCCATGGAAATATCCACCCTCGGTGCGGAACCGCAATCGTTGAAAAATACGAAATCAAACCTGGAATATATCTGGAATGGTAATAAAGAATACTGGTTCAGGCATGCACCGCTCCTGTTCCCTATGACCGGTCCTACGAAGGACAATATGATTTCTGTAGAGGATACCCTCTATCCCATGCCCAATAACGGGTTTGCGCGGGACTTGGAATTCACAGTACTGGAACATGACGATACCCATGCGGTATTCATGCTTTCTGACAGCGCCAAGACCCGTTCGATGTACCCTTTCGGTTTTACCTTGACAGTGACCTACACACTCCTTGCAGATGGCTATACGGCAAAAGCTGAAATCTTTGCAAAGGACGACCTGTATTTTACCTTTGGCTGGCATCCTGCCTTCAACCTCGATATAAACGGGGAAGGCACCCCACTCGAGCAGTACTATGTCTGCTTCGAACAAAAGGAACAAGTCGACAGGAATTATCCTTCAAATGGAGTCTTCATCACCGAGAAAAACTTTTTGGATGCCAAAGATTTTTTTGACCTTTCCCGTAGTGAAACCGCAAAAGGACCTATTATCCTGGAAAACCTGAAGTCACCAAAAGTGACACTCCGATGCAAAACAGGAGACCATGGGGTTACGGTAACCAGAGGTGATATGGCAACGTTCGTAATCTGGACCTGTGCTCCAAAGCAAGCCCAATATCTTTGTCTTGAACCCATGCGGTCGTTTGGGGACACCACTCGTCCTTTGGAGCTCAAAAAGATGAAAGAAGCCGAATTCCTTGAAAAAGGAACAACCAGGGTTTTCGAAAACTCATTTTTCGTATTCTAG
- a CDS encoding GNAT family N-acetyltransferase has product MITVREATKEDAALILPFMATVGGESDNLVTDEKGLPFSLGQEEAYLQHKQGSKNNIQLLAFEGNVLVGSAGCDTSSRQRICHGGEIGISVLKAYWNKGVGTLLLSNLVQWARNSETGLRKLSLTVRADNVRAIALYKRFGFVEEGKVKRLLQINGVFYDGITMVLLID; this is encoded by the coding sequence ATGATTACTGTTCGGGAGGCTACAAAGGAAGATGCAGCCTTGATTCTCCCTTTCATGGCTACTGTGGGAGGCGAGAGTGATAATCTTGTGACCGACGAAAAGGGGCTTCCCTTTTCCTTGGGGCAGGAAGAAGCCTACCTGCAACATAAACAGGGATCGAAGAACAACATCCAGTTGCTTGCCTTCGAGGGAAATGTCCTGGTTGGCAGTGCAGGTTGTGATACGAGCTCACGTCAGCGTATCTGCCATGGTGGGGAAATCGGTATTTCGGTTCTGAAAGCCTATTGGAACAAGGGAGTTGGAACCTTGTTGCTCTCCAATCTGGTGCAATGGGCCAGAAACAGTGAAACGGGTTTAAGAAAACTTAGCCTGACGGTACGCGCAGACAATGTCCGCGCAATAGCCCTTTACAAGCGATTCGGTTTTGTCGAGGAGGGTAAGGTAAAGCGTCTGCTTCAGATCAACGGTGTTTTTTATGATGGAATAACCATGGTTCTTCTTATTGACTGA
- a CDS encoding translation initiation factor 2: MVKLPYVLQKENICRFDGDTFFIGDRRTFPLAKTFVACSSVRDIAIALTQMVTQGGGPLQVAFTTLSYCAHRMERGTLPAGFETFKGSAAQLIAARPTNTTMARVLEKMLGEISLLFGQGGDLHSVVQAIDALVLENEQQYDAIYHAMGKKGASLLKDGETVLTTCFAEHTFLLSLAYAQQEGKTVSVLASETRPYLQGARLTAPSLREMGIPVSLITDGMGANFLSKGKVGCYMTASDVVCMDGTVVNKTGTLANAIACAYYNVPYYSFSISPDPSKRNSGDLHMEMRDGKEVIHCMGHLITDEAIPALYPSFDSIPPSLVTGIITPKGILTPDALSGAYL, encoded by the coding sequence ATGGTCAAACTACCCTATGTCCTGCAAAAAGAAAATATCTGCAGGTTCGACGGTGATACTTTCTTTATCGGGGACAGGCGAACTTTTCCGCTTGCCAAAACCTTTGTAGCATGCTCATCCGTAAGGGACATAGCAATAGCCCTTACACAGATGGTCACCCAGGGGGGAGGTCCTCTCCAAGTCGCCTTTACCACACTTTCCTATTGTGCCCATAGGATGGAGAGGGGAACGCTTCCTGCAGGTTTTGAGACATTTAAGGGAAGCGCAGCCCAGTTGATCGCTGCCCGGCCAACGAATACCACCATGGCAAGGGTACTTGAAAAGATGCTCGGTGAGATTTCCCTCCTGTTTGGGCAGGGAGGCGATCTGCATTCTGTGGTCCAGGCTATCGATGCCTTGGTTCTGGAAAACGAACAGCAGTATGATGCGATTTACCATGCAATGGGAAAGAAAGGGGCCTCCCTGCTCAAAGACGGTGAAACCGTCTTGACTACCTGCTTTGCCGAGCATACGTTTCTCTTGAGCCTTGCCTATGCACAGCAAGAGGGAAAGACTGTTTCGGTATTGGCCTCTGAGACCCGTCCCTATCTACAAGGAGCGCGCCTGACAGCTCCGAGCCTTCGGGAAATGGGAATACCTGTCAGCTTGATAACCGACGGCATGGGAGCCAATTTTCTGTCGAAGGGGAAAGTTGGTTGTTACATGACTGCTTCCGATGTAGTCTGTATGGACGGTACGGTAGTTAACAAGACAGGTACCTTGGCCAATGCAATTGCCTGTGCCTATTACAACGTCCCCTACTATTCATTCAGTATTTCACCCGATCCTTCGAAACGGAATTCAGGCGATCTGCATATGGAAATGAGGGATGGCAAAGAGGTAATCCACTGCATGGGGCACCTGATAACAGATGAGGCGATCCCTGCATTGTATCCCTCGTTCGACAGTATCCCCCCATCTTTAGTAACGGGAATCATTACCCCCAAAGGAATCCTTACCCCGGATGCCTTGTCAGGAGCCTATCTATGA
- a CDS encoding GntR family transcriptional regulator: protein MHDVKSRSLIDTIYQNLKNDILQEKLAKGEKLSENTLAQEFHCSRTPVRESLKRLEQDGFIVIVPHSGSYVKDSTKNEYQQLTEVRAYLEALAIRLDCHNRVSAQQLEELLDEMDTIGESGTIDIQLFNTLHYRFHYNLVHLANNQLLDQMWGRLNLNESVLMSYQGLSKAGIKKTQTEHRRLIQAIKNGNAKDGEKCMLLHLWRKREQFRAEAQKG from the coding sequence ATGCATGATGTGAAAAGCAGATCCCTCATCGATACGATTTACCAGAACCTGAAGAACGATATCCTCCAGGAGAAACTCGCAAAAGGGGAAAAACTCTCAGAGAACACCCTTGCACAGGAATTTCATTGCTCAAGGACCCCCGTACGGGAATCCTTGAAACGCCTTGAACAGGATGGTTTTATCGTGATCGTCCCCCATAGCGGAAGCTATGTAAAGGATTCAACCAAAAACGAATATCAGCAATTGACCGAGGTAAGGGCCTATCTCGAAGCCCTTGCCATACGCTTGGATTGCCACAATCGCGTTTCTGCCCAACAGTTGGAAGAGTTACTCGATGAGATGGATACAATAGGGGAAAGCGGTACCATAGATATCCAGCTGTTCAACACCCTTCATTACCGTTTCCATTACAATCTCGTGCACCTTGCAAATAATCAATTGCTGGACCAGATGTGGGGAAGACTCAATCTCAATGAATCGGTTTTAATGTCGTATCAGGGCCTCAGCAAGGCTGGGATAAAGAAAACCCAGACAGAACATCGCCGTCTCATACAAGCCATAAAGAACGGCAATGCAAAAGACGGCGAAAAGTGTATGTTGTTACACCTCTGGAGAAAAAGGGAACAATTTAGAGCCGAGGCCCAGAAAGGGTAA
- a CDS encoding cyclase family protein, whose translation MRITINGIRFDQVSPSERKVFSFTEKQLCDATVKIRKQTKSEATVLLCTCDRIELWTLESKTSTYEPLCRDLGLSPLAWKQYSYAKEGPGCVTYLYELACGLHSPLFGEDQIISQLREAIERSRLCGCTSAVLEQLFKSAVTLAKKVQSSLKLGVADKTVAIAVRNILQDAYGSLDSLPVLVIGSSELARLVSQELLDHNVSLTMTIRDLEKADLLVPRGAQRALYRERFSYFPKVTVVISATKGLEYTVCAAQALHPTLYIDLANPADIEPAVKDLEGKRLVTLADLPCSFPEREKAVSLASSMISASVDSFFSWLQARDRFASIERTSEAAANNLLYRLYAPLSQLGLDSLTLDEMRKTLVETARKAFSHQLYENGKLRPIQKYVDLTRLLENAPPVFVDDPDTSIEAVATMEKNHYRVKRLQLGTHSGTHIDSPNHILEQGRTLDSYPVGSFSAKAYVLDCRNRERIDRALVEEVPFGVTCVVFSTGWEHFWGTAAYREDPPLCSKNAILFLQERGVVLFGFDCASCDKMESTDLPIHRQILESEGLIIENLCNLQSLAGRCVDLVALPLFVKNSDGCPARVVASYFV comes from the coding sequence ATGCGCATCACCATAAATGGTATCCGATTTGACCAGGTATCACCTTCGGAACGAAAGGTTTTTTCCTTTACTGAAAAACAATTATGCGACGCAACGGTTAAAATCAGGAAACAAACAAAAAGTGAAGCGACCGTTTTGCTCTGTACTTGCGACCGGATAGAACTCTGGACGTTGGAGAGCAAGACCTCTACCTATGAGCCCCTATGCAGGGACCTTGGCCTGTCTCCCCTCGCTTGGAAACAGTATTCCTACGCAAAAGAGGGTCCTGGGTGCGTTACCTATCTCTATGAGTTGGCATGTGGCCTCCATTCACCGTTGTTCGGGGAGGACCAGATTATCAGCCAGCTTCGGGAAGCTATTGAACGTTCCCGTCTCTGTGGATGTACTTCTGCAGTTCTTGAACAGTTGTTCAAGAGTGCAGTTACCCTGGCCAAAAAGGTCCAGAGTTCCCTCAAATTAGGTGTTGCTGATAAAACGGTAGCAATAGCAGTACGGAACATATTGCAGGACGCCTATGGCTCGTTAGACTCCCTTCCGGTGTTGGTCATTGGCAGCAGCGAGCTTGCACGTTTGGTTTCCCAGGAGCTTCTCGACCATAACGTTTCCTTGACCATGACAATCCGGGATTTGGAGAAAGCCGACCTATTAGTGCCCCGTGGGGCCCAACGGGCTCTCTACAGAGAGCGATTCTCCTATTTTCCAAAGGTAACGGTGGTTATCAGCGCAACCAAAGGGTTGGAATATACCGTCTGTGCAGCCCAAGCCTTGCATCCTACTCTGTATATCGATCTTGCAAATCCAGCGGATATCGAGCCAGCGGTAAAGGACCTCGAGGGGAAACGACTGGTTACCCTTGCAGATTTGCCGTGTAGTTTTCCTGAGCGTGAAAAAGCTGTATCCCTGGCTAGCTCTATGATTAGTGCCTCTGTGGATTCCTTTTTTTCCTGGCTTCAGGCTCGTGACAGGTTTGCAAGTATCGAGCGTACGAGTGAAGCTGCTGCAAACAACCTCCTGTACCGCCTCTATGCACCACTTTCCCAGCTTGGCCTCGATTCCCTTACCTTGGACGAAATGAGGAAAACCCTTGTTGAAACTGCCCGGAAGGCCTTCTCCCACCAGCTCTATGAGAACGGCAAACTGCGTCCAATACAAAAGTATGTCGACCTTACCCGATTACTGGAAAACGCTCCCCCTGTGTTTGTTGATGACCCTGATACCTCTATTGAGGCTGTCGCTACGATGGAGAAAAACCACTACAGGGTGAAACGATTGCAACTGGGCACCCACAGTGGGACCCATATCGACAGCCCCAATCATATATTGGAGCAGGGTAGGACTCTCGATAGCTATCCTGTCGGGTCCTTCTCTGCCAAGGCCTATGTACTTGATTGCCGAAATAGGGAGAGGATAGACCGCGCTCTTGTTGAAGAGGTACCCTTTGGGGTGACGTGTGTCGTGTTTTCAACTGGCTGGGAACATTTCTGGGGTACTGCTGCCTACCGTGAAGATCCTCCCCTTTGCAGCAAGAATGCGATACTCTTTCTCCAGGAACGGGGGGTTGTCCTGTTTGGGTTTGACTGTGCAAGTTGTGACAAAATGGAAAGCACCGACCTGCCGATTCACCGGCAAATTCTTGAATCGGAAGGCCTGATCATTGAAAATCTCTGCAATCTGCAATCCCTGGCAGGACGATGCGTCGACCTTGTCGCACTTCCCCTTTTTGTAAAAAATAGTGATGGTTGCCCTGCCAGGGTTGTCGCTTCGTACTTCGTGTAA